The genomic interval agcagGACCACCGGGACACCCAACGGAGGCTGGAGCAGCTGCAGAGGGAAAATGCTGCGGCCGCCCGAGTTAGTCAGGCCCTGCTGGACCAGAGGCTCCGTAAGGTCACCCAGCTGCGGGAGCTGATCCAGAGGAGTGGTCAGGGCCAGACAGGGCCCGATCAGAACCTCTTGATCAGAGGGGTCGCCGACCTCCTCCAGCCCTGGGAGATCTCCCTCTCCCTGAAGAAGGTGAGCTTCAGACCCAGCTCCCAGCCCAATGTTGTGACCTTCGGGAAGATCAGATTCCAGGAGCACAACCTCTGTCTTAATGTGGGGGGTTGTGGGCCAGAGGGACAGTTTTGTGCCCTCCACTCTGGGGAGCACTGTGGGAATGCCCAGCATGGGGGTGCAGGGGAAGTGAGAAGTACCCCCGATGGAGGGACTGGGCCGGGGCAGGATGTGACCTCACCGACAGGCAGTGGGATCCTGAGGATTGTCAGGAAGATCCGCCTCTCTGCCAGGAGTGACGAGGAgtcaggagaagagaagaagtcATCCCCAAAAAGGAGACGCTGGCCTCCTAAGAGGGAGCCCTCTGACAGGGAGTCATCCCAGGATGAGGAGACAGAGTCCCCTATATCTCAACCACGAGAAGAGGACCTCTTACTGGCCACCTCCGCGTCGCTTAGCAATGGAGACTCTGAAGAGGACTTAAGGCACAGGACGAACAATTTTGGCAGCCGGCTGGGTTATGGGGTCATGAGCAAGAGGAAGCAAAGCACCCTGGTCCGTGAGCCCTGCTCCCCACCAGAGGGGGGCAGACTGGAGCACAGCAGCCTCAGTCCCTGCTGGAGCCTGGACAGTCAGGatggaggagacagcagaggcagagtgagacagtGTGAGTTCCCCAGGGAACTGCCGTCTCCTAGCTACAGAACAATGGGCTCTCCCTCTCCTAAGGTCAGTCCTAGGGAGCCACTGACCAGCTATAGCTGCATGGACCTCACCTCCAGAGAGTGCCCTCACTTGTGCCTCAGCGTGTCCTCTGATGACCACCAAATGGGCCCCACAGGGGACTCTGGCCATCCTCTTTCCCCAGCCGACAGCCTGGATTCCTGTTACACCTTCATCGTCAGCTCCCCCCGGGACCACAGCCTTAGAGGCTCCCTGAACCATGACCCCCGCCTGTCCAAGTCAGCGGCAGACTTGTCACGCAAGACCCGCCCACTGATCAACTGTGGGAGGGGGGAGCATGTGGGGGCCTGGAGGGTGAACAGGAGCAGCCtgacctccaccaccacctccatcccCCCGACACTAAGCCGAGGACACACCGTCTCTGAGGGTCTACAGAGCCCCACCGGGCGCAGAGACTCTGGGGTGTGGGGCCCAGTAGCCAAGAGGCAGAGTGGGATTATAGGGAGTACCAGCCGGGTGAGCAGGTGTCTCTCCATGTCGGTCATAGACTCTGCCTCTCAGGAGCAGCAGGGGAgaggctggggggagagaggag from Oncorhynchus kisutch isolate 150728-3 linkage group LG26, Okis_V2, whole genome shotgun sequence carries:
- the LOC116357721 gene encoding uncharacterized protein LOC116357721, translating into MFPIHPHSPRPLGQSDTETPEEDHLSPSLPPCWATQALRDLARGETELRRLLERQVAETEGVSRGLERAILGARREERRLLERVEQDHRDTQRRLEQLQRENAAAARVSQALLDQRLRKVTQLRELIQRSGQGQTGPDQNLLIRGVADLLQPWEISLSLKKVSFRPSSQPNVVTFGKIRFQEHNLCLNVGGCGPEGQFCALHSGEHCGNAQHGGAGEVRSTPDGGTGPGQDVTSPTGSGILRIVRKIRLSARSDEESGEEKKSSPKRRRWPPKREPSDRESSQDEETESPISQPREEDLLLATSASLSNGDSEEDLRHRTNNFGSRLGYGVMSKRKQSTLVREPCSPPEGGRLEHSSLSPCWSLDSQDGGDSRGRVRQCEFPRELPSPSYRTMGSPSPKVSPREPLTSYSCMDLTSRECPHLCLSVSSDDHQMGPTGDSGHPLSPADSLDSCYTFIVSSPRDHSLRGSLNHDPRLSKSAADLSRKTRPLINCGRGEHVGAWRVNRSSLTSTTTSIPPTLSRGHTVSEGLQSPTGRRDSGVWGPVAKRQSGIIGSTSRVSRCLSMSVIDSASQEQQGRGWGERGEPALTEMEEEGDHLQPQLGCLIRQFGKQGSGRADLTLPSGVHSTPQGQLFVVDCGNARVQVTDPRGNVLQQVTSTTSEGSVRRCRNYFDIAVNAKGLIALSCAAERALLVFNRHGRLLQTFGGMGMGAAKDELEAPRGVTVTRLDEFLVADIRKGTLTTLKLDPKTGSRLERTVVTGFHRPYLVAACLSSGLVAVSERGNETGREPCVKVLEPGWNTVRVLGVCAGMGPVLTSPWGICIDRDGDVVVVDWGRQHRVVMYPAQGVGRPIITQGLSSPRGLALLPEGHLVVSDSMHHCIKIYQYK